In Aegilops tauschii subsp. strangulata cultivar AL8/78 chromosome 3, Aet v6.0, whole genome shotgun sequence, one genomic interval encodes:
- the LOC109748055 gene encoding small ribosomal subunit protein eS10z, translated as MIISKKNRREICKYLFQEGVLYAKKDYNLAKHPQVDASNLEVIKLMQSFKSKEYVRETFSWQHYYWYLTNDGIEFLRTFLNLPSEIVPNTLKKSAKPPSRPFGSGPPGDRPRGPPRFEGDRPRYGDRDGYRGGPRGAPGDFAGEKGGAPAEYQPAFRGAGGAARPFGRGGGGGTFGSGATME; from the exons ATG ATCATCTCCAAGAAGAACCGCCGCGAGATCTGCAAGTACCTCTTCCAGG AGGGAGTCTTGTACGCCAAGAAGGACTACAACCTGGCCAAGCACCCCCAGGTCGATGCCTCGAACCTGGAGGTCATCAAGCTCATGCAGAGCTTCAAGTCCAAGGAGTACGTCAGGGAGACCTTCTCGTGGCAGCACTACTACTGGTACCTGACCAACGACGGCATTGAGTTCCTCCGCACCTTCCTCAACCTGCCGTCTGAGATTGTGCCCAACACCCTCAAGAAGTCCGCCAAGCCCCCGTCCCGTCCCTTCGGCTCTGGCCCACCGGGTGACCGCCCCAG GGGTCCTCCTCGTTTTGAGGGTGACAGGCCCAGGTATGGTGACAGGGATGGTTACAGAGGAGGCCCACGTGGTGCTCCAGGGGATTTTGCTGGTGAGAAGGGTGGAGCTCCTGCTGAGTACCAGCCAGCTTTCAGG GGTGCTGGTGGTGCTGCCAGGCCCTTTGGccgtggaggcggcggcggcactTTTGGTTCTGGAGCTACCATGGAGTGA
- the LOC109748054 gene encoding uncharacterized protein isoform X1, with the protein MWEDRQQQKWDELLTPLLSSDVPGNKILVTTRKPSVAKLIKATDQISLNGINEDDFWDFFKECAFGDENYKVEPRLKKIGKDILVQLKGNPLAAKSVAKLLRKNHTVDFWRRILKDSEWKQQADDYDIMPALMISYKYLPVHLQRCFSYCAVFPKYYKYEKECLVNMWIAQGLICSTDNMHKRTEDIGIEFFSDLVEWGFLQKEFELMTTHIMHDLIHDLAQKVSSHETFTIGDTESRKAPQLVRHVSIIAEWVYKTEIDGTVHPNETFLRGFFKSFGELQQTSSNLSTLLLFGPHDFEFAHSFRQEFTEVKSVRVLKLDMVLSDLDLMIGNISSFINLRYLELGCFYKGPRLELPEAICVLYHLEVLDIKKNWGNSTVLPRDMNKFVKLRHFIARDELHAKIAGVGEMVSLQELKAFDVRKASEFSIMQFRRLNQLRGSIRICNLGDVGSKDEAINARISEKVHLTGLHLSWNTVSEDRVHTESNVDILEDLKPHAGLIDLGIIAYRHPVPSWLSNNIHLTSLRSLHLDSCSYWKTIPTPHQLPLLRELRLSNMVRVSKIEIGCLEILELRTLHRLTQCIVLDKEQLSVNLRVLEIDDCIRLKEFPLLSISKDTLISDCQFTHLHRLWVRGCFVHMSISQLLHMDSLLYIDLFLRPSLEQFRLVPIGQSDGLRMEIKGTAEVKSKDEKLFPFNKLRDLEELEITDYPGLMCLPWEGLQKLASLKKFKMSNFGKLFSCISGLYLPPSVQELEFNRCNITMKQLSHVLLSLPLLKKFSLTSCEEVTSLPIGLFTDEHNQTVEGSWHIPPSFLATLESLEISFRMRAHAKESSVMQFWSKQCLGKFTSLKKVVIEYCPALLSTVISGGMSHIPPSSLATLRVDCITDRRLQLSELSSLTDLHVIDCSSLTCVNLDGCTALRELYISGCGMLSSLEGMQSCEALRQFSIYDCKALRSLRVSLGSLATLSIESNPNLAYVDLNSCTALQKLCIKGCATTASWDGLKSLGALGDLKVENSPGFTRSWQLASAEVESKHSSYFPRRLQVLDIDDIGVLCVPICSQLTSLKTLTIHGSIYCRRDYVDALTDDHERALLLVTSLRDLEFDQFKHLRSLPAGLECLTTLQRLTVSRCELITSLPAGGIPASLRDMEIHGCSEELTAQCRAMCRDRKIYFGVGAYTVGSIETD; encoded by the coding sequence ATGTGGGAAGATAGGCAACAGCAAAAATGGGATGAGCTGCTAACTCCACTGCTTTCCAGTGATGTTCCGGGGAATAAAATTCTCGTGACAACTCGAAAGCCATCTGTTGCAAAATTGATTAAAGCTACAGATCAGATTAGTCTGAATGGTATAAATGAAGACGACTTCTGGGATTTTTTTAAAGAATgtgcctttggagatgagaactaCAAAGTTGAACCAAGGCTGAAGAAAATTGGAAAGGACATACTTGTCCAGTTAAAAGGTAATCCTTTAGCAGCAAAAAGTGTTGCCAAATTATTGAGAAAGAATCATACTGTTGATTTCTGGAGGAGAATTCTGAAAGATAGTGAATGGAAACAACAAGCAGATGACTACGATATCATGCCGGCCCTGATGATCAGCTACAAATATTTACCGGTGCACCTCCAGCGGTGCTTCTCATACTGTGCTGTTTTCCCAAAGTATTATAAGTATGAGAAAGAATGTTTGGTCAATATGTGGATAGCCCAAGGTTTGATATGTTCCACTGACAACATGCATAAACGAACGGAGGACATTGGAATTGAATTTTTCAGTGACCTAGTTGAATGGGGATTTCTTCAAAAGGAATTTGAACTTATGACCACACATATCATGCATGATCTCATTCATGATTTGGCACAGAAGGTTTCATCTCATGAAACCTTCACCATAGGGGACACTGAGTCTAGAAAGGCACCACAGCTTGTTCGTCATGTCAGTATAATTGCTGAGTGGGTGTATAAGACAGAAATAGATGGCACCGTGCATCCTAATGAGACTTTCCTCCGTGGATTTTTTAAATCATTTGGTGAGCTGCAACAAACTAGTAGTAACTTGAGCACATTGTTGCTGTTTGGTCCACATGACTTTGAATTTGCACACTCATTCCGCCAAGAATTCACTGAGGTGAAGTCAGTCCGTGTGTTGAAATTAGACATGGTGCTCTCTGATCTGGATTTAATGATCGGAAACATTTCCTCATTTATTAATCTTCGCTATCTGGAGTTGGGCTGCTTTTATAAGGGCCCCAGGTTGGAACTGCCAGAGGCTATATGTGTGCTTTATCATTTGGAAGTACTTGATATAAAGAAAAACTGGGGAAATAGCACAGTTTTACCAAGAGACATGAACAAGTTTGTTAAGTTACGCCATTTTATTGCCAGGGATGAGTTGCATGCAAAAATAGCGGGTGTTGGGGAGATGGTTTCCCTTCAAGAGCTCAAGGCATTTGATGTCCGAAAGGCAAGTGAGTTCAGCATAATGCAGTTCAGAAGATTGAATCAGCTCAGAGGATCAATTAGGATTTGCAATCTTGGTGATGTAGGAAGCAAAGACGAGGCCATCAACGCAAGAATCTCTGAGAAGGTCCACCTCACTGGTTTGCATTTATCGTGGAACACTGTGTCTGAGGATAGAGTTCATACTGAAAGTAATGTTGATATCCTCGAGGATCTGAAACCACATGCCGGACTTATAGATCTGGGAATCATAGCATACCGTCATCCTGTACCTTCATGGCTCAGCAACAATATTCACCTCACCTCATTGCGGTCACTTCATCTGGATAGCTGCTCTTACTGGAAAACGATTCCAACACCCCACCAATTGCCTCTGCTCCGTGAGTTGAGGTTGAGTAATATGGTTCGTGTTTCCAAAATAGAGATTGGCTGTTTGGAGATATTGGAACTACGCACTTTGCACCGTTTAACACAGTGCATAGTTTTGGACAAGGAGCAGTTATCTGTGAATCTGCGAGTTCTTGAGATAGATGACTGCATTAGATTGAAGGAATTCCCCTTGCTGTCTATCTCTAAAGATACGCTAATAAGTGATTGTCAGTTTACTCATCTTCACAGGCTTTGGGTTCGCGGTTGCTTTGTTCACATGAGCATCTCACAACTTCTGCACATGGATTCTTTATTGTATATAGATTTGTTCTTGAGGCCAAGTTTGGAGCAATTTCGACTTGTACCGATTGGCCAATCAGATGGGCTGCGCATGGAAATCAAAGGAACTGCGGAAGTTAAGAGCAAAGATGAAAAATTGTTCCCATTCAACAAACTCAGGGACTTGGAGGAGCTTGAAATAACAGATTATCCAGGTCTGATGTGCCTGCCATGGGAAGGCCTTCAAAAGTTGGCATCATTGAAAAAATTTAAGATGAGTAACTTCGGCAAACTATTTTCTTGCATATCTGGGCTCTATCTGCCTCCATCAGTCCAAGAACTTGAGTTTAATCGGTGCAACATCACAATGAAACAACTGTCGCATGTCCTGCTGAGCCTTCCGTTGCTCAAGAAATTCAGTTTAACTAGTTGTGAAGAGGTGACATCTTTACCTATAGGTCTGTTTACAGATGAACACAACCAAACAGTGGAAGGCTCCTGGCATATCCCTCCCAGCTTCTTGGCGACTCTGGAAAGCTTGGAGATCTCATTCAGAATGAGAGCGCATGCCAAAGAAAGCTCAGTGATGCAATTTTGGAGCAAGCAATGCTTGGGGAAGTTCACCTCTCTTAAGAAAGTTGTCATTGAATATTGCCCTGCTCTCCTATCTACTGTGATTTCAGGAGGAATGTCCCATATACCTCCATCTTCTCTGGCAACACTCCGTGTGGATTGCATCACAGACCGCCGTCTGCAATTATCAGAACTCTCTTCCCTCACCGATTTACATGTCATTGATTGCTCATCTTTGACATGTGTCAACTTGGATGGTTGCACTGCATTACGAGAGCTGTATATTTCAGGATGCGGCATGTTATCATCGCTTGAAGGTATGCAGTCATGTGAGGCATTGCGGCAGTTTAGCATCTATGATTGCAAGGCGCTTCGTTCGCTCAGAGTATCGCTCGGCAGCCTCGCAACACTGAGCATAGAGAGCAATCCCAATTTGGCATATGTAGACCTGAATTCTTGTACGGCGCTGCAGAAACTGTGCATCAAAGGCTGCGCTACAACAGCGTCGTGGGATGGTCTTAAATCCCTTGGTGCTCTCGGGGACTTGAAAGTTGAAAATTCTCCAGGCTTCACAAGGTCATGGCAATTAGCATCGGCAGAAGTTGAGAGCAAGCATAGCAGCTACTTCCCGCGAAGACTGCAAGTGCTTGATATTGATGACATTGGTGTCCTATGTGTGCCCATTTGCAGTCAGTTAACCTCTCTGAAGACACTCACCATTCATGGATCTATTTATTGTCGGCGTGACTATGTGGACGCTTTGACGGATGACCATGAGAGAGCACTGCTACTTGTCACCTCCTTGAGAGACCTCGAATTTGATCAGTTTAAGCATCTCCGGTCACTGCCTGCAGGGCTTGAATGCCTTACAACGCTGCAGAGGCTAACTGTTAGCAGATGTGAACTTATCACGTCCCTACCAGCGGGGGGTATCCCGGCATCGCTCAGGGACATGGAAATCCATGGTTGCAGCGAAGAGCTAACTGCACAATGCCGAGCAATGTGCAGAGATCGAAAGATATATTTTGGCGTTGGTGCTTATACCGTTGGCTCGATAGAAACAGATTAG